In the genome of Saccopteryx leptura isolate mSacLep1 chromosome 10, mSacLep1_pri_phased_curated, whole genome shotgun sequence, one region contains:
- the CAMKV gene encoding caM kinase-like vesicle-associated protein isoform X1 translates to MPFGCVTLGDKKNYNQPSEVTDRYDLGQVIKTEEFCEIFRAKDKTTGKLHTCKKFQKRDGRKVRKAAKNEIGILKMVKHPNILQLVDVFVTRKEYFIFLELATGREVFDWILDQGYYSERDTSNVVRQVLEAVAYLHSLKIVHRNLKLENLVYYNRLKNSKIVISDFHLAKLENGLIKEPCGTPEYLAPEVVGRQRYGRPVDCWAIGVIMYILLSGNPPFYEEVEEDDYENHDKNLFRKILAGDYEFDSPYWDDISQAAKDLVTRLMEVEQDQRITAEEAISHEWISGNAASDKNIKDGVCAQIEKNFARAKWKKAVRVTTLMKRLRAPEQSSAAAAQSAPATDTAAPGAAGGAAAASGAAPAPGGSATITAGDAALAAKSDNVVPADRSATPATDGSATPATDGSVTPATDGSITPATDGSVTPATDRSATPATDGRATPATEESTVPASQSSATPEPALAQPDSTAPGGATGQAPPSSNAEEAAGSAESRREEAS, encoded by the exons ATGCCGTTTGGGTGTGTGACTCTGGGCGACAAGAAGAACTATAACCAGCCTTCGGAGGTGACTGACAGATATGACTTGGGACAGGTCATCAAAAC TGAGGAGTTCTGTGAGATCTTCCGGGCCAAGGACAAGACGACAGGCAAGCTGCACACCTGCAAGAAGTTCCAGAAGCGAGACGGCCGCAAAGTGCGGAAGGCAGCCAAGAACGAGATAGGCATCCTCAAGAT GGTGAAACATCCCAACATCTTGCAACTGGTGGATGTGTTTGTTACCCGCAAGGAGTACTTCATCTTCCTGGAGCT GGCCACGGGGAGGGAGGTGTTTGACTGGATCCTGGACCAGGGCTACTACTCGGAACGGGACACGAGCAACGTGGTGCGGCAGGTCCTAGAGGCCGTGGCCTACCTGCACTCACTCAAGATCGTGCACAGGAACCTCAAG CTGGAGAACCTGGTTTATTACAACAGGCTGAAGAATTCAAAGATCGTCATCAGCGACTTCCACCTGGCCAAGCTAGAGAACGGCCTCATCAAGGAGCCCTGTGGGACCCCTGAGTACCTCG CCCCGGAGGTGGTGGGCCGGCAGCGGTATGGACGCCCTGTGGACTGCTGGGCCATCGGAGTCATCATGTACATCCT GCTTTCTGGGAACCCGCCCTTCtatgaggaggtggaggaagacgACTACGAGAACCATGACAAAAATCTCTTTCGCAAGATCCTGGCTGGCGACTATGAATTTGACTCtccatattgggatgacatttcACAGGCGG CCAAAGACCTGGTCACGAGACTGATGGAGGTGGAGCAAGACCAACGGATCACCGCGGAAGAGGCCATCTCCCATGAGTG GATTTCTGGCAATGCTGCCTCTGATAAGAACATCAAGGATGGTGTCTGCGCCCAGATTGAAAAGAACTTTGCCAGGGCTAAGTGGAAG AAAGCTGTCCGAGTGACCACTCTCATGAAGCGGCTCCGGGCGCCAGAGCAGTCCAGCGCAGCTGCTGCCCAGTCTGCCCCAGCCACAGACACCGCCGCTCCTGGGGCTGCAGGTGGGGCTGCGGCTGCAAGTGGAGCTGCCCCGGCCCCTGGGGGCAGTGCCACAATCACAGCAGGTGATGCTGCTCTTGCTGCAAAGAGCGATAATGTAGTCCCTGCAGACCGTAGTGCCACCCCAGCCACGGATGGCAGTGCCACCCCAGCCACTGATGGGAGCGTCACCCCCGCCACTGATGGAAGCATCACCCCCGCCACTGATGGCAGTGTCACCCCAGCCACTGACAGGAGTGCTACTCCAGCCACTGATGGGAGAGCCACGCCAGCCACGGAAGAGAGCACTGTGCCCGCCAGCCAAAGCAGTGCCACCCCTGAGCCGGCTTTGGCCCAGCCGGACAGCACAGCCCCAGGGGGCGCAACAGGCCAGGCTCCACCCTCTAGTAATGCGGAAGAGGCTGCTGGCTCTGCTGAGTCTCGGAGGGAGGAGGCcagctga
- the CAMKV gene encoding caM kinase-like vesicle-associated protein isoform X2, with translation MPFGCVTLGDKKNYNQPSEVTDRYDLGQVIKTEEFCEIFRAKDKTTGKLHTCKKFQKRDGRKVRKAAKNEIGILKMVKHPNILQLVDVFVTRKEYFIFLELATGREVFDWILDQGYYSERDTSNVVRQVLEAVAYLHSLKIVHRNLKLENLVYYNRLKNSKIVISDFHLAKLENGLIKEPCGTPEYLAPEVVGRQRYGRPVDCWAIGVIMYILLSGNPPFYEEVEEDDYENHDKNLFRKILAGDYEFDSPYWDDISQAAKDLVTRLMEVEQDQRITAEEAISHEWISGNAASDKNIKDGVCAQIEKNFARAKWKKAVRVTTLMKRLRAPEQSSAAAAQSAPATDTAAPGAAVPADRSATPATDGSATPATDGSVTPATDGSITPATDGSVTPATDRSATPATDGRATPATEESTVPASQSSATPEPALAQPDSTAPGGATGQAPPSSNAEEAAGSAESRREEAS, from the exons ATGCCGTTTGGGTGTGTGACTCTGGGCGACAAGAAGAACTATAACCAGCCTTCGGAGGTGACTGACAGATATGACTTGGGACAGGTCATCAAAAC TGAGGAGTTCTGTGAGATCTTCCGGGCCAAGGACAAGACGACAGGCAAGCTGCACACCTGCAAGAAGTTCCAGAAGCGAGACGGCCGCAAAGTGCGGAAGGCAGCCAAGAACGAGATAGGCATCCTCAAGAT GGTGAAACATCCCAACATCTTGCAACTGGTGGATGTGTTTGTTACCCGCAAGGAGTACTTCATCTTCCTGGAGCT GGCCACGGGGAGGGAGGTGTTTGACTGGATCCTGGACCAGGGCTACTACTCGGAACGGGACACGAGCAACGTGGTGCGGCAGGTCCTAGAGGCCGTGGCCTACCTGCACTCACTCAAGATCGTGCACAGGAACCTCAAG CTGGAGAACCTGGTTTATTACAACAGGCTGAAGAATTCAAAGATCGTCATCAGCGACTTCCACCTGGCCAAGCTAGAGAACGGCCTCATCAAGGAGCCCTGTGGGACCCCTGAGTACCTCG CCCCGGAGGTGGTGGGCCGGCAGCGGTATGGACGCCCTGTGGACTGCTGGGCCATCGGAGTCATCATGTACATCCT GCTTTCTGGGAACCCGCCCTTCtatgaggaggtggaggaagacgACTACGAGAACCATGACAAAAATCTCTTTCGCAAGATCCTGGCTGGCGACTATGAATTTGACTCtccatattgggatgacatttcACAGGCGG CCAAAGACCTGGTCACGAGACTGATGGAGGTGGAGCAAGACCAACGGATCACCGCGGAAGAGGCCATCTCCCATGAGTG GATTTCTGGCAATGCTGCCTCTGATAAGAACATCAAGGATGGTGTCTGCGCCCAGATTGAAAAGAACTTTGCCAGGGCTAAGTGGAAG AAAGCTGTCCGAGTGACCACTCTCATGAAGCGGCTCCGGGCGCCAGAGCAGTCCAGCGCAGCTGCTGCCCAGTCTGCCCCAGCCACAGACACCGCCGCTCCTGGGGCTGCAG TCCCTGCAGACCGTAGTGCCACCCCAGCCACGGATGGCAGTGCCACCCCAGCCACTGATGGGAGCGTCACCCCCGCCACTGATGGAAGCATCACCCCCGCCACTGATGGCAGTGTCACCCCAGCCACTGACAGGAGTGCTACTCCAGCCACTGATGGGAGAGCCACGCCAGCCACGGAAGAGAGCACTGTGCCCGCCAGCCAAAGCAGTGCCACCCCTGAGCCGGCTTTGGCCCAGCCGGACAGCACAGCCCCAGGGGGCGCAACAGGCCAGGCTCCACCCTCTAGTAATGCGGAAGAGGCTGCTGGCTCTGCTGAGTCTCGGAGGGAGGAGGCcagctga